One Candidatus Neomarinimicrobiota bacterium genomic region harbors:
- a CDS encoding S9 family peptidase, with product MTARFISYDSIEVRTENLDMLYKAGTSLSVILAAFIVSCSPYPLPPETRVDDVVEEMHGLSIPDPYHWLEDRKTLETQNWINKQNKYAEEVVGDTPHRNYVEERLRELMDIAVTPLPKEAGNYEYFSMRRQGDDLPIIFRRPLPEDEETRKMPINPSEDFEIVLDPHGMSPENTTRFSIVTFNKKGNLMIYNERDGGEDELRIRVRDVDSGVDLPDSLPRFLYSTISFSHDQRGFYYVKRSRKIGPRVMYHELGTEHAKDKLIFGEGYGPEQFINVKQVDEGRYLIFTVQYGWSKSDILFQDMEKNGPIRTIVDDINARFYTSFIDGELYIRTNYRADKNRLLAINLDDPDKINWREVIPEDKNVMENFVKIDDKFYVTYLYNGSNQIKVFEQDGTFSGGIFVPEFHRASIRAGKDKDAFVTIVSFTTPETTYRIDLDTGERMIWDQHQIDWSPENIVVEQVWRNSKDGTHVPMWVVHHKDVQLNGKNPTWLSGYGGFYVARKPSFSPTVALWLELGGVYALATLRGGSEFGESWHRDGMLLNKQHVFDDFISAAEFLIDKGYTNPDKLVIQGGSNGGLLVGAALTQRPELFRAVLCDFPDVDILRFPWYTMSNNAPALLEYGNSKIREQFEAIRKYSPYQNVRTNTAYPAVMFSTGDLDTRVPPSAAFKMAARLQAYTISGFPIILRYHHKAGHAAGRGLSFSRRILDTAMKFTFVVQQLDVQMTFD from the coding sequence ATGACAGCACGCTTTATTTCTTACGATAGTATTGAAGTAAGGACAGAGAATTTGGACATGCTATATAAAGCAGGGACATCTTTGTCTGTAATATTAGCGGCATTTATTGTTTCATGTTCTCCTTATCCTCTTCCGCCTGAAACTCGAGTCGATGATGTTGTTGAAGAAATGCATGGGCTATCAATTCCTGATCCCTATCATTGGCTGGAAGATCGTAAGACTCTTGAAACTCAAAATTGGATAAATAAACAGAACAAATATGCTGAGGAGGTTGTTGGTGATACTCCTCATCGTAATTACGTTGAAGAAAGGCTTCGAGAACTTATGGATATTGCAGTGACTCCATTGCCTAAAGAAGCAGGGAACTATGAATATTTTTCAATGCGCCGTCAGGGTGATGATTTGCCGATTATCTTCCGAAGACCATTGCCTGAAGATGAAGAAACACGAAAGATGCCTATTAATCCTTCGGAAGACTTCGAGATAGTGCTGGATCCACATGGTATGAGTCCTGAGAACACAACACGTTTCTCTATTGTCACCTTTAATAAAAAGGGCAATCTTATGATATATAACGAACGTGATGGTGGAGAAGATGAATTAAGAATACGTGTTCGAGATGTGGATTCAGGTGTCGATTTACCTGATAGCTTGCCACGATTTTTATATAGTACTATATCTTTCTCCCATGATCAAAGAGGCTTCTATTACGTTAAGCGATCACGAAAAATTGGTCCTAGAGTGATGTACCATGAGTTGGGGACAGAACATGCCAAAGATAAGCTGATTTTTGGAGAAGGTTACGGTCCGGAACAATTTATTAATGTTAAGCAGGTCGACGAGGGACGCTATCTTATCTTTACAGTACAGTACGGTTGGTCCAAATCGGATATTCTTTTTCAGGATATGGAAAAAAATGGGCCTATTAGAACTATAGTAGATGATATCAATGCCCGTTTTTATACAAGTTTCATAGATGGTGAACTATATATACGTACAAACTACAGGGCTGATAAGAATCGTTTGTTGGCAATTAATCTTGACGATCCTGATAAAATAAATTGGCGTGAGGTAATCCCAGAGGATAAAAATGTGATGGAAAACTTTGTAAAGATCGATGACAAGTTTTATGTCACTTATCTATACAATGGCAGTAATCAGATCAAAGTTTTCGAACAGGACGGCACTTTTTCCGGGGGAATTTTTGTTCCGGAGTTTCATCGCGCATCAATAAGAGCCGGAAAGGATAAAGACGCTTTTGTTACTATTGTATCCTTTACTACTCCGGAAACAACATACAGAATTGATCTGGACACTGGTGAAAGAATGATCTGGGATCAACACCAAATTGACTGGTCTCCTGAAAATATTGTCGTTGAACAAGTTTGGCGAAATTCTAAAGATGGCACACATGTGCCAATGTGGGTTGTGCATCACAAAGATGTGCAATTGAATGGGAAAAATCCCACATGGCTGTCCGGTTATGGTGGGTTCTATGTGGCTCGTAAACCGAGTTTTAGTCCCACTGTGGCATTGTGGTTAGAGTTGGGAGGGGTTTACGCATTAGCCACCCTTCGCGGTGGAAGTGAGTTTGGGGAATCTTGGCATCGTGACGGCATGTTGTTGAACAAGCAACACGTGTTTGATGATTTTATTTCAGCTGCTGAATTCCTTATAGATAAAGGTTATACCAACCCTGACAAACTTGTCATCCAGGGAGGAAGTAATGGTGGTCTTTTGGTCGGCGCTGCATTAACTCAGCGTCCCGAACTCTTCCGAGCGGTTTTATGTGACTTTCCTGACGTTGATATTTTGCGATTCCCGTGGTACACGATGAGTAATAATGCTCCAGCCCTCTTGGAATACGGTAATTCGAAGATACGGGAACAGTTCGAAGCGATTAGAAAATACTCACCTTATCAAAATGTTAGGACTAACACGGCGTATCCGGCGGTCATGTTCTCTACAGGGGATTTGGATACTCGGGTGCCTCCTTCGGCTGCTTTTAAAATGGCTGCTAGACTTCAGGCATATACAATATCTGGTTTCCCGATTATTCTTCGATATCATCATAAGGCTGGCCACGCTGCTGGCCGAGGATTGTCATTTAGCCGGAGGATTCTTGATACAGCTATGAAATTCACATTTGTAGTTCAACAACTTGATGTTCAAATGACCTTTGATTAG